From Rutidosis leptorrhynchoides isolate AG116_Rl617_1_P2 chromosome 3, CSIRO_AGI_Rlap_v1, whole genome shotgun sequence, a single genomic window includes:
- the LOC139898940 gene encoding laccase-17-like — MGIPSTFLATFFFLSCFICLYPDIVIAKHDASPVTRHYKLDIRMKNVTRLCHTKSIITVNGQFPGPRLIAREGDRLVIKVVNHVSNNISIHWHGIRQLRSGWADGPAYITQCPIQTGQSYVYNFTIVGQTGTLWYHAHISWIRSTLYGPIVILPRHNTSYPFVKPYKEVPIIFGEWWKRDTEAVISQALQTGAGPNNSDAFTFNGLPGPLYNCSSPKETFRLKVKPGKTYLLRMINAALNDELFFKITNHTFTVVDADASYVKPFETDTIFITPGQTTNVLLKTKNINSNAKFMMAARPYSTAASGTFDNTTVAGVLEYNSKVSSSFSNSSIKNLPLPSLPAINATSYVANWTNKFHSLGNSKVPQTVQNHYFFTVGLGTDPCPKNQTCQGPNGTKFSASVNNISFTMPTTALLQARYFGKSNGLFTTNFPVFPVNKFNYTGPPPNNTVVSHGTKVVVLPYNTTVELVMQGTSIQGAESHPLHLHGFNFYVVGQGTGNFNSATDPAKFNLVDPVERNTVGVPSGGWVAIRFRADNPGVWFMHCHIEIHLSWGLKMVWAVMDGKLPNQKLPPPPSDLPKC; from the exons ATGGGCATACCATCAACTTTCTTGGCTACTTTTTTCTTCCTCTCATGCTTTATTTGCTTGTACCCTGATATCGTGATAGCGAAACATGATGCATCCCCTGTTACTCGACACTATAAGCTAGAC ATACGGATGAAAAATGTGACAAGATTGTGTCACACCAAAAGCATAATAACCGTCAATGGTCAATTCCCGGGCCCACGGCTAATCGCTAGGGAAGGCGACAGACTCGTGATAAAAGTTGTCAATCATGTCTCAAACAATATCAGTATCCATTG GCATGGAATTCGACAACTTCGAAGTGGATGGGCTGATGGGCCAGCATACATAACACAATGCCCAATTCAAACGGGCCAATCATACGTTTACAATTTCACCATTGTTGGTCAGACAGGAACCCTTTGGTACCATGCCCATATTTCGTGGATTAGATCAACCCTTTACGGCCCAATTGTTATTCTCCCTAGGCATAACACTTCATACCCTTTTGTGAAGCCTTACAAGGAAGTCCCTATTATATTTG GTGAGTGGTGGAAGAGAGATACAGAGGCTGTGATCAGTCAGGCCCTTCAAACCGGAGCTGGCCCAAATAATTCAGACGCTTTTACCTTTAACGGGCTTCCTGGCCCATTATACAATTGTTCATCACCAAAAG AAACTTTTCGTCTTAAGGTTAAGCCCGGGAAGACTTATCTCCTTCGCATGATCAACGCTGCTCTCAATGATGAACTATTTTTCAAAATTACAAACCATACTTTTACAGTTGTCGATGCTGATGCAAGTTACGTTAAGCCATTTGAAACAGACACAATCTTCATTACACCAGGCCAAACGACCAATGTGCTTTTAAAGACCAAAAACATCAACTCCAATGCAAAATTCATGATGGCAGCCCGACCTTATTCGACAGCAGCTTCTGGAACCTTCGATAACACCACTGTTGCTGGTGTTCTCGAATACAACAGTAAAGTGTCATCATCATTCTCCAATAGTTCGATCAAAAACCTACCCTTACCTTCACTCCCAGCTATCAATGCCACATCATACGTAGCCAATTGGACCAACAAATTTCATAGTTTAGGAAACTCTAAAGTTCCACAAACCGTTCAAAACCACTATTTTTTTACAGTCGGGCTAGGGACTGACCCTTGCCCGAAAAATCAAACATGTCAAGGGCCCAATGGCACCAAATTTTCGGCGTCAGTTAACAACATTTCCTTTACCATGCCCACAACCGCACTTCTTCAAGCCCGTTATTTTGGAAAATCAAACGGGCTTTTCACCACGAATTTTCCAGTTTTTCCtgttaataaatttaattacacgGGCCCACCACCGAATAACACCGTGGTTTCTCATGGTACAAAAGTGGTGGTCCTACCATACAATACAACCGTGGAGCTCGTGATGCAAGGGACTAGTATTCAAGGAGCCGAAAGCCACCCGCTTCACCTTCACGGGTTTAACTTTTATGTTGTGGGTCAAGGAACGGGCAACTTTAATTCGGCTACTGACCCGGCCAAATTCAATCTTGTTGACCCGGTTGAAAGAAACACGGTTGGTGTGCCTTCGGGAGGGTGGGTTGCGATTCGGTTTCGGGCTGATAACCCTGGTGTTTGGTTTATGCATTGTCATATTGAGATTCATTTGAGTTGGGGTTTGAAAATGGTATGGGCTGTAATGGATGGGAAGCTACCAAATCAAAAGTTACCTCCACCACCTTCTGATCTTCCAAAATGTTGA